The nucleotide sequence TTGTCAGCCGTCTGGGAGGAGATTGTACCGCCACTGATCTGATTAAACCCTTATGGGGGGTCTATGAGGCTGTAGTGGTTGATATTATAAAATCCATCGTCAGGCGCGGCAACATTCATGAGGCCACAACAGAAATCAGGGAGCATGCCAAAGTCAAGCCGAAAAACGTTTCCGACAGAATTCATGAGCTTCGGACCCGTAGAAAAATAGCGGCTGAGATAAAGCGCATTAATGAAGAAGAAACGAATTACGATGAACAGTGGTTAGAAAAGATCAAAGTGTTAAAGAAGACGCTGACTGAGCTGCTTGCTTCTGAAACATCTTTTTCACCCTATTATCAGGGATTGCTGTGGTACTACAAAGGCCTCATGCATAAGATACAGCTTTTTTCCGATATTTTCCCCGGAGATCAGGCAACCGAGTGTTACCTGGAAGCCGCCAGCCGGTCAACAGGCGATTTTTATATGCTCTTTCATTTTGTTGCTGACGCTTATTGTGCAAGGGGTAACTATGCTGCAGCCGCTGAAGCAGCCTCCCATTTGGTTGAGTTTTTTCGTACTTTTCCACCGAACGAAGCTCTGGACATCGCAGAAGCGTCCCTGCGCGCCTATCAGGCTAAAAGTGAAGAGATAAAAAATTTAGAGACCCTGTCTTTACTTCCCCCTGAGGTGACAGCCAGACTTAACGCTCAGGGGGTTGACCCTGACTGGCTGCCGGAAGGGCAGTTGAAACCGACAAAGGAGCCGGTGAAAACAAAAAAGAAAACCAGAAAAAAATCTCATAAAACTCATCGAAGTAAACAGACTGTCCCTACTGCTACCACTCCTGTTAAGACAACTAAAGAACCGTCAAGCCTTGCAGAAATATCCACTCCTTCCACTGCGGAAGTGGCTGCAACACCACAATCATCCCCACGTCCGTCGTCTGAATCCCGTAAACAGGCAGAAGAAAGCGCTGTCAGGGCACCAGGACGCCTGACTGCATTGCTGCCCCAATACTGGCCTGATGAAATTCATAGAGAGATGAAGAATATTGCAATGTCTCTCTATGATCCTTTTGAAGAGCTGGAGATACTGGAAAAACTGCAAATTAAGTACGATAAACAGGCTGGGATTGAGCGAATTTATGAAGAGTCTGCATGGTCGTTGATCCGGATACAGAAACAACCTGATACAGCTTGCGTCTACACCGGGCATGATATCTATGCCAGAGCATCACTGGAGATAATGGATGAAGCTGAGAGTTTTTTAAACCGGGCGTTATGCAGGAAGCTGGGAGTTGGTTTATCAGAACTTCCGAAAGAGCCTGCCGCCTGTACGATACTGGCTGATCAGCGTGCCAGTCTTTTTGATAATGAGAAAGACCGAACCAGTTATCTGACCGGGTTCAGCTGCATTATGCAGTCACTTGGGCATGTTCGTTATCAGAGGGAAGAATTCGTCAGTCGGGGAGGGCGTCATGCCGTTCAGTCATTAACCCGGGCTTCCTATGGGCAGAAAATTTCGATTCGATCCAGAGGGAATCCTACATAGATGCCGGGTCAGGAAGTGGTTTTCCCGCCATCCTCAGAAATCCTGAGACAAACACTGACGAATTCTATGGCGTTGGTTGATATAATCAGAACACTTATATTCAGGGAGCTATCGCTCACAGGACTTTATCGTGGCAGCAAGACAGATTGTTATGGATACGGAAACCACGGGTATTGATCCCAAAAGTGGTCACCGGATCGTTGAAATCGGTTGTGTCGAAATGATCGACCGTAAACTGACGGGCAATACTTTCCATGTTTACATCAACCCTGAAAGAGAGATGGATGCGGAAGTTATTGCCGTACACGGTATCACCAATGAGTTTGTAAAAGACAAACCCTTGTTCAATGAAGTGGCGGATGACTTTTTGGCCTTCATCAAAGACTCAGAGATGATCGCCCATAACGCCACCTTTGACGTTAACTTCCTCAACCATGAATTCAAACGGCTCAGGCGGGGTCTGGGCAAGGTTGAAGACTACTGCACTATTACTGACAGTCTGGAACTGGCGCGCAAAAAACACCCGGGGCAGAAGAACAACCTGGATGCCCTGTGCAAACGTTATTTTATTGATAACTCTTCCCGGGTATTTCATGGGGCATTGCTTGACTCCGAGATTCTTGCGGAAGTCTATCTTGCCATGACCGGCGGACAGACATCGCTGTTGCTGGGAGGAATCGGTGGTGAAGACGTCGATGGGTCGACCATTCGCCGTCTGCCGGAAGGACGACCTCTGACCCGGGTGATCAGACCAACGGCTGATGAGATGCAGCTGCACCGGGAGAAACAGGAAAAAATTGGTCAGGACACCTCTTTGCTATAACTGCCCCTTTCTGCTCTGCTCCCGTACTCATTGCAACCTGGTACGGGATGCTTCCTCTGCTCAGGATAATCACCATTAAACCAATCAGGCCCACTTCGGCGAGATGCAGCGACAGGGAAATAACCAGTCTACATTCTCCGGCTGCCACGCACTGCAAACATACCAGCAAGCCTCCCTGGGTAGTACTAGTCTGTTAGAGCTGCATCCTGATAGTTCTGAATACTCAATAACCCCACCCTTTGAACAAGGGAATATTCATTCTTTCTGATTAGTGATGGTTTTCATGATCGATTTAATTAAAATCCAATATTTTTTGCCCTTAAAAACGCTGACTACTTTGATTGTGTTGTTCACTTGTGCAGCAAGGGCTGATGTGAGTCCTGAATGCAAGCGCTACGATAGCAAGTCAGAATATTATAAAATCTGTGCCAGTTATGCGCCGGAAAAGGTTAAGGTGGAAAAGTCTGGTATTGATTTAAACCAGAGTGTTTCTGAAATGCAGGACGGTGATTTACTGCTGGTTCATGGCGGCTCTTATCTGGTGGATAAGCCGGTCAAATTGACAAACGGCAAAGGTCTGATTCCTGCCAGCCAGAATGCGTTTATTGAACTGTCTCCTGATAAAGGGTTTGATACTTCTGGTGAAAAGGTTTCCTGCCTGGTCTTCCTTGGTAATAAAAGCGCGCTATCAGGGCTGAAGGTGGATGGTGCCAAACTGGCAGACAGTGACTTTCTTTCTGACAGTGATGGCTTAAAAAAAGTTCTGGTTTATTCATCGGGTACTCATGGCTTCCGATTATCCTGGTCTGACTTGACGGGCGTGGATGGGCTGTATGCTCTGATTCTGTCTGAGTCAGGCAGCGAAGGGGAGGGCATTGAAGACGATACCTATTATCAGGTTCATAAAAACTGGATGGAAACCAATGGTTCAGCCTTCGGAATGTCATTGACAGCAAGACCAGATGATTCAGGCAATGGGGTAAATGAATATTTTAATGTACACAATAACACCATAATCCTTAATGGCGGAGAAGCTAAAGGCAGTCCTGATCAGTGCGGTGTGAGTGTGACAAATGGTGACGGCAATATCCATAATAATTACCTGGTTTTCCGGGGGCAGAATCCGCCATCAATGCAAAAACGATTTGGTGTCAGGCTGAACTGGGTAGAAGGCACTGTCGTTGAAGCAAACAGCTTTATTTCAGAGATGCCCAAAAAACGCATCCGGGATATTCATTTTAATCTGTATGAGTGGCAGCCATTCGGGGGCTTATTGCAGGCAGAAATCCTGAGTAACTCACTGGACAGCAAGGCGACACTATGGACAGGTGATTTTGGTGGCTCCAGGATTGAGTCAAGAAACCTCTATGAATCAAATCGTATTCCGTATTTCCAGACCCGAGAACAGTTTTTTGGGCTGGGAGCGTTAGGCGGCACCTGCCTTGTGAATCGCTACCTGCTGGATAATATAGGCAAAACACAGCATAAGCTGCCAGTTAACAGCAGTTTGAGCCAACAGGTTTGCGGTACTGAAACGGAACTTGCTTTTTTGAAACCTTTTGAGCGCTGCCCTGTTTGTGACCCTTTTGAAGTAGAAGGTGACGGTAAGGCGATTTCGATAATTTTGGGGACTTTTTTGGCTATTTCTGTAGTAATAAACATTGCTCAATCTTTTATAGCTCGACTAGGGCGTCACTCCACAGGTGGTAGAAACATTCCGATGGGAAACCTTCCGCTGAGCGGTACAGCTGATGGGTATACATCTCTGTAGCATGGCGGGGCAATGAACATAAGGCTCCTGCTTTGAGTAAAAACTGGTTTATCATCGAAGTTGATAAACCAGTTTGAAAGAATCATGGCTAGTTATGACGCAAATGTATAAACCCCTTATGGGTCGCAACCCTGACCTGCAACCTGAACTGTGGCTGGTGGTGGGCAAAGGTTGTGTGTTTCATCCCGAACCTGACCAGTGGCTCTGGCGCGATAACCAGCGTTTCAGTGAATGTCATGATGCAGTGATCGGGCATTATGACGGTAAGCCAGTGGCAGTAACGTTTCAAAAAGATGTTCCTGAAGCCGACCAGACGCCGGTCAGATCGGTACTTGCTCTGCAGGATGAGGGGCTGACACTTTTACTCAGTCACGGCCTGCAGATTCTTACCGCCGAAAGGGATCATCGCTATTGTGGCCGCTGCGGAAGCTCTTGCGAAGGCAAGACAGGGGAGTGGGCAATGGTCTGCAGTCGTTGCAGAGCCCATTACTATCCAAGAATCTCCCCTTGCATTATTGTGCTTGTCCATCGTGAGACAGAAGTACTACTGGTCATGCATAACCGCCATGTCCGTGAAAATCCTGTGTTTACCACCGTTGCTGGTTTTATTGAGCCTGGTGAGAGTGCAGAAGAGGGGGTGATCAGGGAG is from Endozoicomonas gorgoniicola and encodes:
- the dnaQ gene encoding DNA polymerase III subunit epsilon gives rise to the protein MAARQIVMDTETTGIDPKSGHRIVEIGCVEMIDRKLTGNTFHVYINPEREMDAEVIAVHGITNEFVKDKPLFNEVADDFLAFIKDSEMIAHNATFDVNFLNHEFKRLRRGLGKVEDYCTITDSLELARKKHPGQKNNLDALCKRYFIDNSSRVFHGALLDSEILAEVYLAMTGGQTSLLLGGIGGEDVDGSTIRRLPEGRPLTRVIRPTADEMQLHREKQEKIGQDTSLL
- the nudC gene encoding NAD(+) diphosphatase, with the translated sequence MTQMYKPLMGRNPDLQPELWLVVGKGCVFHPEPDQWLWRDNQRFSECHDAVIGHYDGKPVAVTFQKDVPEADQTPVRSVLALQDEGLTLLLSHGLQILTAERDHRYCGRCGSSCEGKTGEWAMVCSRCRAHYYPRISPCIIVLVHRETEVLLVMHNRHVRENPVFTTVAGFIEPGESAEEGVIREVLEETGIKVKNPEYCFSQNWPFPHSLMLGFHAEYESGEIQLDSKELCEGDWFELDKLPPIPPGFTIARKLINKFIQS